The following coding sequences lie in one Streptomyces sp. NBC_00377 genomic window:
- a CDS encoding ATP-binding protein produces MTYRPHDRRSGLHSVPPQGTGPDTAHVADRRGGGDRRLSIELSAESLRSPATARHYTSNHLTKWGVPGDRIEVAEHLVTELVTNAVEHSRGRSLRLIVAIMAGRAVITVLDNGRYRPLAPRAAALDDEGGRGLIVVEALADEWGQYAHRGRNAVYAAVRLPTQREEETC; encoded by the coding sequence ATGACGTACCGCCCCCACGACCGCCGCAGCGGGTTGCACTCGGTCCCTCCCCAGGGGACCGGGCCGGACACGGCGCACGTAGCCGACCGTCGCGGCGGCGGCGACCGCCGTCTGTCGATCGAACTCTCTGCGGAATCCCTGCGGTCCCCGGCAACCGCCCGCCACTACACCAGCAACCACTTGACGAAATGGGGTGTGCCCGGCGATCGGATCGAGGTTGCCGAGCACCTTGTCACGGAGTTGGTCACCAACGCGGTGGAGCACTCCCGTGGCCGGTCGCTCCGGCTGATCGTCGCCATCATGGCAGGCCGGGCGGTCATCACTGTGTTGGACAACGGGCGGTACCGGCCGCTCGCCCCACGTGCGGCGGCCTTGGACGACGAGGGAGGCCGTGGGCTCATCGTGGTCGAGGCCCTGGCCGACGAGTGGGGCCAGTACGCACACCGTGGCCGCAACGCGGTGTACGCCGCCGTGCGCCTGCCCACCCAGCGGGAGGAGGAGACGTGCTGA
- a CDS encoding DUF3800 domain-containing protein: MSAKIFYIDDSGAVETGYVVYGWAAIDLEHWSAAMRCWLDFRKKLYADTGVPADFELHATKFLQGRGSPSTDPQWNRVKSNRGRVLQNALSAVATMPGTRVGAVWRQTTKTGSDYHAERSAVYERLLLGLDRTLGVDGDHGIIVMDGDGTDGSYQRGHRKLKLATRHIVEDPWFIGSHGSQPVQIADLLAYTAYQSVLQHPGKRFMWNWWNNLLPAAKGPYEI, translated from the coding sequence GTGTCAGCAAAGATCTTCTACATCGACGACTCAGGGGCCGTGGAAACCGGCTACGTCGTCTACGGCTGGGCCGCGATCGACCTGGAGCACTGGAGTGCGGCCATGCGATGCTGGCTGGACTTCCGCAAAAAGCTGTACGCCGACACCGGCGTCCCGGCCGACTTCGAACTCCACGCGACGAAGTTTCTCCAGGGACGTGGAAGCCCGTCGACTGACCCTCAGTGGAATCGCGTCAAGTCAAACCGCGGCCGAGTGCTTCAGAATGCCCTCTCCGCCGTTGCGACCATGCCCGGTACGAGGGTCGGGGCGGTGTGGCGGCAGACCACCAAGACGGGCAGCGACTACCACGCCGAGCGCAGCGCGGTGTACGAGCGCCTCCTCCTGGGGCTCGACCGAACGCTCGGCGTCGATGGCGACCACGGCATCATCGTCATGGACGGCGACGGCACGGACGGTTCTTATCAGCGTGGACACCGGAAGTTGAAGCTGGCTACCCGGCACATCGTTGAAGATCCCTGGTTCATCGGCTCGCATGGCAGCCAGCCTGTCCAGATCGCCGACTTGCTCGCTTACACGGCCTACCAGTCGGTGTTGCAGCACCCGGGCAAGCGGTTCATGTGGAACTGGTGGAACAACCTGCTGCCAGCAGCAAAGGGGCCCTACGAGATCTGA
- a CDS encoding bifunctional DNA primase/polymerase — MRYAALGWPVTPSCTGIHGRMRCVGQDRHVSPGADWRAEVTTEPAAVAALWRVRPAYGVIARAGRTFGVLDISGLRWTDCVSVLAIAGVVVPLARQVIPRRRGPDLEQMFAVVAPTDSAAAPSIYAESVRGSMWARHEDMPVPLPGADRGGHVVWAQTPTGDPLSQASAVVRVLAPLLDPRRCRGDQG; from the coding sequence ATGCGATACGCGGCCCTCGGGTGGCCGGTGACGCCGAGTTGCACCGGGATACACGGCCGGATGCGGTGCGTCGGGCAGGACCGGCACGTGTCGCCGGGCGCTGATTGGCGGGCGGAGGTGACAACGGAGCCGGCCGCCGTAGCGGCGCTGTGGCGCGTGCGCCCGGCGTACGGGGTGATCGCCCGCGCCGGGCGGACCTTCGGGGTATTGGACATCAGCGGACTGCGCTGGACGGACTGTGTCAGCGTCCTGGCCATCGCCGGAGTGGTCGTGCCGCTCGCCCGCCAGGTCATCCCCCGCCGTCGCGGCCCCGACCTTGAGCAGATGTTCGCCGTCGTCGCCCCGACGGACAGCGCGGCGGCCCCGTCGATCTACGCCGAATCCGTTCGCGGGTCGATGTGGGCCCGGCACGAGGACATGCCGGTTCCGCTGCCGGGCGCAGACAGAGGCGGACACGTGGTCTGGGCTCAAACCCCGACCGGTGACCCTCTATCGCAGGCGTCCGCCGTTGTACGCGTCCTGGCCCCGTTGCTGGACCCGCGCCGCTGCCGAGGAGACCAGGGATGA
- a CDS encoding DUF7848 domain-containing protein, producing the protein MTNKTFRFREYGVTTDETAMPAYQAVCVTGEDADCGADSQDQPDEEALTKWMAEHTRDTGHRRFRAAPWVYVMVEAGSWQ; encoded by the coding sequence GTGACGAACAAGACGTTCCGGTTCCGCGAATATGGAGTCACCACGGACGAGACGGCGATGCCGGCGTATCAGGCGGTGTGTGTGACCGGTGAGGATGCCGACTGCGGCGCGGACTCCCAGGACCAGCCCGACGAAGAGGCGCTCACCAAGTGGATGGCCGAGCACACCCGAGACACCGGGCACCGCCGGTTTCGAGCGGCCCCGTGGGTCTACGTCATGGTGGAGGCGGGATCATGGCAGTGA